One Sphingomonas sp. KR3-1 DNA segment encodes these proteins:
- a CDS encoding MaoC family dehydratase: MAGRFYDEWQVGDTVVHELRRTVTETDNLLFSTMTHNTQPLHLDAEAARASEFGQILVNGTFTFALMVGITVGDTTAGTLVANLGYDELRMPKPVFIGDTLRAESEVTELRPSKSRPGQGIVTWKHRMLNQRGEVVCECTRTALLKSRTAA, encoded by the coding sequence ATGGCAGGCAGGTTCTACGACGAATGGCAGGTCGGCGACACGGTCGTCCACGAGCTGCGCCGCACGGTAACCGAGACGGACAACCTCCTGTTCTCGACGATGACGCACAACACCCAGCCGCTCCACCTCGACGCCGAGGCTGCGCGCGCGAGCGAGTTCGGCCAGATCCTCGTCAACGGCACCTTCACCTTCGCGCTTATGGTTGGCATCACCGTGGGCGACACCACCGCCGGCACGCTCGTCGCCAATCTCGGCTATGACGAACTGCGCATGCCCAAGCCGGTCTTCATCGGCGACACGCTGCGCGCGGAAAGCGAAGTGACCGAGCTGCGCCCGTCCAAGTCGCGCCCCGGCCAGGGCATCGTCACCTGGAAGCACCGCATGCTGAACCAGCGGGGCGAAGTCGTCTGCGAGTGCACCCGCACCGCCCTGCTCAAGAGCCGGACCGCCGCATGA
- a CDS encoding M13 family metallopeptidase, with translation MKTHALLVAALLATTACTPSGPGTGTTASAGTGLGVDMAGLNKQVKPGDDFDEYANGGWRAKTEIPADRSSTGMFLTVFNKAEANNKAIIDAALKANAAVGTDQRRIADWYNGFTDTAGIEARGLAPLKPQLDAIAAIKDGKGLSTMLGGNVRVDVDPLNATNFHTENLFGLWVTQALEKPDVTVPYVLQGGLGLEDRDYYLSQTDAMKKAREGYKAYLLKIFTLAGMSDPAARAARVFDLETKIATAHTDLVASQDPAKANNWWKKADFAAKAPGIDWDAFWNAAGLGSQQDFIIWHPETTVKLAKLVASEPIAAWQDWLAFHQINQVTAVLPTKFDQASFDFFSKQLRGQQVMRPRDKRAIASVNGNLGDAVGQLYVKDYFPASSKTDIQNMVSNIKAAFDKRVAGLSWMDEATKAEARKKIETMRVGVGYPETWRDYSGLVVKADDPVGNLLRADLAETRHQLAKLGKAPDKGEWWMTPQTVNAVNLPLQNALNFPAAILQAPFYDPKSDAAANYGSIGATIGHEISHSFDNTGSSFDSAGKLRNWWTPADLKHFQEASAALAAQYSAYEVLPGLKLNGSQVLAENIADVAGLTAAYEAYHASLNGKEAPVINGLTGDQRFFLAFAQSWREKQREEALRAEVATDGHAPGRWRAMTVRNLDAWYPAFNVQPGEKLYLAPDKRVKIW, from the coding sequence TTGAAGACCCACGCACTCCTCGTCGCGGCATTGCTCGCGACCACCGCCTGCACGCCCTCGGGGCCCGGCACGGGCACCACCGCTTCGGCGGGCACCGGACTGGGCGTCGACATGGCCGGGCTCAACAAGCAGGTGAAGCCGGGCGACGATTTCGACGAATATGCCAATGGCGGCTGGCGTGCGAAGACCGAGATTCCGGCGGACCGCAGCTCGACCGGCATGTTCCTGACCGTGTTCAACAAGGCCGAGGCGAACAACAAGGCGATCATCGATGCCGCGCTGAAGGCCAATGCCGCGGTGGGCACCGACCAGCGGCGCATCGCCGACTGGTATAACGGCTTCACCGACACCGCGGGGATCGAGGCGCGCGGGCTGGCGCCGCTCAAGCCGCAGCTCGATGCGATCGCGGCGATCAAGGACGGCAAGGGCCTGTCGACGATGCTCGGCGGCAATGTCCGCGTCGATGTCGATCCGCTGAACGCGACCAATTTCCACACCGAGAACCTGTTCGGCCTGTGGGTGACGCAGGCGCTCGAGAAGCCCGACGTGACGGTGCCCTATGTGCTGCAGGGCGGTCTGGGCCTCGAGGACCGCGACTATTATCTGTCGCAGACCGACGCGATGAAGAAGGCGCGCGAGGGCTACAAGGCATATCTGCTCAAGATCTTCACGCTCGCCGGGATGAGCGATCCGGCGGCGCGCGCGGCGCGGGTGTTCGACCTCGAGACCAAGATCGCGACCGCGCATACCGATCTCGTCGCCAGCCAGGACCCCGCCAAGGCGAACAACTGGTGGAAGAAGGCGGACTTCGCGGCCAAGGCGCCGGGGATCGACTGGGACGCGTTCTGGAATGCCGCTGGCCTGGGCAGCCAGCAGGACTTCATCATCTGGCATCCCGAGACCACGGTGAAGCTCGCCAAACTGGTCGCCAGCGAGCCGATCGCAGCCTGGCAGGACTGGCTGGCCTTCCACCAGATCAACCAGGTGACCGCGGTGCTGCCGACGAAGTTCGACCAGGCGAGCTTCGACTTCTTCTCCAAGCAGCTGCGCGGCCAGCAGGTGATGCGCCCGCGCGACAAGCGCGCGATCGCCAGCGTGAACGGCAATCTGGGCGACGCGGTCGGCCAGCTCTACGTGAAGGACTATTTCCCGGCCTCGTCCAAGACCGACATCCAGAACATGGTGAGCAACATCAAGGCGGCGTTCGACAAGCGCGTTGCCGGGCTCAGCTGGATGGACGAGGCGACCAAGGCCGAGGCGCGCAAGAAGATCGAGACGATGCGCGTGGGCGTGGGCTATCCCGAGACCTGGCGCGACTATTCGGGCCTGGTGGTGAAGGCCGATGATCCGGTGGGCAATCTGCTGCGCGCCGACCTTGCCGAGACCCGGCACCAGCTCGCCAAGCTCGGCAAGGCGCCGGACAAGGGCGAATGGTGGATGACGCCGCAGACGGTGAACGCGGTCAATTTGCCGCTGCAGAACGCGCTCAACTTCCCGGCGGCGATCCTGCAGGCGCCCTTCTACGATCCGAAGTCCGATGCCGCGGCGAACTATGGCTCGATCGGCGCGACGATCGGCCATGAGATCAGCCACAGCTTCGACAATACCGGTTCGAGCTTCGACAGCGCCGGCAAGCTGCGCAACTGGTGGACGCCGGCCGACCTCAAGCACTTCCAGGAGGCGAGCGCGGCGCTGGCGGCGCAGTATAGCGCTTATGAGGTGCTGCCGGGGTTGAAGCTCAACGGCAGTCAGGTGCTGGCCGAGAACATCGCCGACGTCGCCGGTCTCACCGCCGCGTACGAGGCCTATCACGCGTCGCTCAACGGCAAGGAAGCGCCGGTGATCAACGGGCTGACCGGCGACCAGCGCTTCTTCCTCGCCTTTGCCCAGAGCTGGCGCGAGAAGCAGCGCGAGGAGGCCCTGCGTGCCGAAGTGGCGACCGACGGGCATGCGCCGGGCCGCTGGCGCGCTATGACGGTGCGCAACCTCGACGCCTGGTATCCGGCGTTCAACGTCCAGCCGGGCGAGAAGCTGTACCTGGCGCCCGACAAGCGCGTGAAGATCTGGTGA
- a CDS encoding NAD(P)/FAD-dependent oxidoreductase — protein sequence MKDHADIVVIGGGAAGVGAARTLADAGKSVLLLEAQDRLGGRAHTVHIAGMPIDMGAGWLHSAPKNPWVEIAEARGFAVYRSPARWGEQWRDLGFSKAEQQAAWSAFGAFMQAMHTPPPSDLATDLIPADSEWAPYLDALSGFINGAPMREMSVTDWLAYEEASLDVNWRVCDGYGALVASHATGVPVALATPVSAIDTSAKQLRIETPRGAITADAAIVTVSSNVLASGAIRLPRHDAILHAAAELPLGLADKLFFTLETQGDIPDNAHILGHPRSAITGTYTLRPFGRPVVECMLGGEGARAMEKEGLNGAAEFALGELTGLLGSEWRKRLRFVAGSAWGRETHVLGGYSQARPGQHGARAVLREGVDPRIRFAGEATSDGEFSTAHGAYNTGVAAAKALLG from the coding sequence ATGAAGGACCATGCCGACATCGTCGTGATCGGCGGCGGTGCGGCCGGGGTTGGCGCCGCGCGCACGCTGGCGGATGCCGGCAAGAGCGTGCTGCTGCTCGAGGCGCAGGACCGGCTCGGCGGCCGCGCCCATACCGTCCACATTGCCGGCATGCCGATCGACATGGGTGCCGGCTGGCTCCATTCGGCGCCCAAGAACCCCTGGGTGGAGATCGCCGAGGCGCGTGGCTTCGCCGTCTATCGCAGCCCGGCGCGCTGGGGCGAGCAATGGCGCGACCTCGGCTTCTCCAAGGCCGAGCAGCAGGCCGCCTGGTCGGCGTTCGGCGCCTTCATGCAGGCGATGCACACGCCCCCGCCGAGCGATCTCGCCACCGACCTGATCCCGGCGGACAGCGAATGGGCGCCCTATCTCGACGCGCTCTCCGGCTTCATCAACGGCGCGCCGATGCGCGAGATGTCGGTGACCGACTGGCTGGCTTATGAAGAGGCCTCGCTGGACGTGAACTGGCGGGTCTGCGACGGCTATGGCGCACTGGTCGCCTCGCATGCGACCGGGGTGCCGGTGGCGCTCGCCACCCCGGTCTCGGCGATCGACACCTCGGCCAAGCAGCTCCGCATCGAGACGCCGCGCGGCGCGATCACTGCCGATGCCGCGATCGTCACGGTCTCGAGCAACGTCCTCGCCAGCGGTGCGATCCGCCTGCCAAGGCATGACGCGATCCTCCACGCCGCCGCAGAACTCCCGCTGGGCCTGGCCGACAAGCTGTTCTTCACGCTCGAAACGCAAGGCGACATTCCCGACAACGCCCATATCCTCGGCCACCCGCGCAGCGCGATCACCGGCACCTACACGCTCAGGCCCTTCGGCCGCCCGGTGGTCGAGTGCATGCTCGGCGGCGAGGGCGCACGGGCGATGGAGAAGGAAGGGCTGAACGGCGCCGCCGAATTCGCGCTCGGCGAGCTCACCGGCCTGCTCGGCAGCGAGTGGCGCAAGCGGCTGCGCTTCGTCGCCGGATCGGCCTGGGGCCGCGAGACGCATGTGCTCGGCGGCTACAGCCAGGCCCGCCCCGGCCAGCACGGCGCGCGCGCGGTTCTGCGCGAAGGCGTCGACCCGCGCATCCGCTTTGCTGGGGAAGCCACCTCGGACGGCGAATTCTCGACGGCGCACGGGGCGTACAACACCGGCGTCGCAGCGGCGAAGGCGCTGCTCGGCTAA
- a CDS encoding acetyl/propionyl/methylcrotonyl-CoA carboxylase subunit alpha, producing MIQSLLIANRGEIACRIIRTARAMGVRTVAVYSDADARALHVRQADEAVHIGPSPARESYLVGEKIIAAAKATGAEAIHPGYGFLSENADFAEAVIAAGLVWVGPRPDSIRAMGLKDAAKERMIAAGVPVTPGYLGEDQDPAHLEAEADQIGYPVLIKAVAGGGGKGMRRVDAADDFADALASCKREAASSFGDDRVLIEKYILSPRHIEVQVFGDSHGNVVHLFERDCSLQRRHQKVIEEAPAPGMDAKTREAICAAAVRAARAVDYVGAGTIEFIADASEGLRADRIWFMEMNTRLQVEHPVTEEITGQDLVEWQLRVASGEPLPKRQGELAIDGWAMEARLYAEDPAKGFLPSIGTLEIFRPHSDVRLETGVYEGAEISPFYDPMIAKIVVHEETRDEACEALARACASTDIYPVKTNAPFLWRALDDPDFRAGQIDTGFIAARGEALLPPAEPTEDMVRQAAAAILVQEYYGEPTMLSFWDEDLLSSPQPNPWRGALGFRLNAPANRKVAVNVEGKLHVTELPVDWQSASVVGEPLSDGVAVNDDGLSFLASLPRASGSTGAAAGDGAILAPMPGRVTAVEVISGETVTKGQRLVTLEAMKMEHSLTAPFDGTVAELNVAAGSQVSEGTLLVKVEKSD from the coding sequence ATGATCCAGTCCCTCCTCATCGCCAATCGCGGCGAGATCGCCTGCCGCATCATCCGCACTGCCCGCGCCATGGGCGTCCGCACCGTCGCGGTCTATTCCGATGCCGACGCCCGGGCCCTCCATGTCCGCCAGGCCGACGAGGCGGTGCATATCGGCCCCTCGCCCGCCCGTGAGAGCTATCTCGTCGGCGAGAAGATCATCGCCGCCGCCAAGGCGACCGGTGCCGAGGCGATCCACCCCGGCTATGGCTTCCTCTCGGAGAATGCCGATTTCGCCGAGGCGGTGATCGCCGCCGGGTTGGTCTGGGTCGGCCCGAGGCCCGACAGCATCCGCGCCATGGGCCTCAAGGACGCCGCCAAGGAGCGGATGATCGCCGCCGGCGTGCCCGTCACCCCCGGCTATCTTGGCGAGGACCAGGATCCCGCCCACCTCGAGGCCGAGGCCGATCAGATCGGCTACCCCGTGCTGATCAAGGCCGTTGCCGGCGGCGGCGGCAAGGGCATGCGCCGCGTCGATGCCGCGGACGACTTTGCCGATGCCCTTGCCAGCTGCAAGCGCGAGGCCGCGTCCTCGTTCGGCGACGACCGCGTGCTCATCGAGAAGTACATCCTCTCGCCGCGCCACATCGAGGTGCAGGTGTTCGGCGACAGCCACGGCAACGTCGTCCACCTGTTCGAGCGCGACTGCTCGCTCCAGCGCCGCCACCAGAAGGTGATCGAGGAAGCCCCTGCCCCCGGCATGGACGCCAAAACCCGCGAGGCGATCTGCGCCGCTGCGGTCCGCGCCGCCAGGGCAGTCGACTATGTCGGCGCCGGCACGATCGAGTTCATCGCCGATGCCAGCGAAGGCCTGCGCGCTGACCGCATCTGGTTCATGGAGATGAACACCCGCCTCCAGGTCGAGCATCCGGTGACCGAGGAGATCACCGGCCAGGACCTGGTCGAATGGCAGCTGCGGGTGGCGAGCGGCGAGCCGCTGCCGAAGCGGCAGGGCGAACTCGCGATCGACGGATGGGCGATGGAAGCGCGGCTCTACGCCGAGGATCCGGCCAAGGGGTTCCTGCCGAGCATTGGCACGCTCGAGATATTCCGTCCGCATAGCGATGTCCGGCTCGAAACCGGGGTCTATGAAGGCGCCGAGATCAGCCCCTTCTACGATCCGATGATCGCCAAGATCGTCGTGCACGAGGAAACCCGCGACGAGGCGTGCGAAGCGCTGGCCCGCGCCTGTGCGTCCACCGACATCTATCCGGTCAAGACCAACGCGCCGTTCCTGTGGCGGGCGCTCGACGATCCAGATTTCCGCGCCGGACAGATCGACACCGGCTTCATTGCCGCCCGGGGTGAGGCGTTGCTTCCTCCTGCGGAGCCGACCGAAGACATGGTCAGGCAAGCCGCTGCGGCGATCCTCGTCCAGGAATATTATGGCGAGCCGACGATGCTGTCCTTCTGGGACGAGGATCTGCTGTCCAGCCCTCAACCCAATCCCTGGCGCGGCGCGCTTGGCTTCCGCCTGAATGCTCCCGCAAACCGCAAGGTCGCAGTGAATGTCGAGGGCAAGCTCCATGTTACCGAGCTTCCCGTCGACTGGCAGTCTGCTTCGGTGGTCGGCGAGCCGTTATCCGACGGCGTGGCGGTGAACGACGACGGGCTTTCCTTCCTTGCCTCGCTGCCCCGCGCCTCCGGCTCCACCGGCGCTGCTGCCGGCGACGGCGCGATCCTCGCCCCGATGCCGGGCCGGGTCACTGCCGTTGAGGTCATATCAGGCGAGACAGTGACCAAGGGCCAGCGCCTCGTCACGCTCGAGGCGATGAAGATGGAACACAGCCTCACCGCGCCGTTCGACGGCACCGTCGCCGAACTCAACGTTGCGGCCGGCAGCCAGGTAAGCGAAGGCACGCTGCTGGTGAAGGTCGAGAAGAGCGACTAG
- a CDS encoding endonuclease domain-containing protein, which translates to MFKDHSPKGSKRAVQRARARRREMSLPEGPLWRELRKRPAGLKFRHEHATGEFSLDFYCSDARLAVEVDGEAHDFGTRPARDARRDGWLAECGIATLRVPAAEVLRDLDGVLRGVVAEALSRLPLHHPAAPGGPPPRDKLGEE; encoded by the coding sequence ATGTTCAAGGATCATTCGCCGAAGGGAAGCAAACGGGCCGTGCAACGGGCGCGAGCGCGGCGGCGCGAGATGAGTTTGCCCGAGGGACCGCTGTGGCGGGAGCTTCGCAAACGGCCGGCTGGCCTCAAGTTTCGGCACGAGCATGCGACGGGCGAATTCAGCCTCGATTTCTATTGCAGCGATGCGCGGCTGGCGGTCGAGGTGGATGGCGAAGCGCACGATTTCGGGACGCGGCCCGCGCGGGATGCGCGGCGCGATGGGTGGCTGGCCGAATGCGGGATCGCGACGTTGCGCGTGCCTGCGGCTGAGGTGTTGCGCGATCTCGACGGGGTTTTGCGTGGGGTTGTGGCTGAAGCGCTGTCGCGCTTGCCCCTCCACCACCCGGCTGCGCCGGGCGGTCCCCCTCCCCGAGACAAGCTCGGGGAGGAATGA
- a CDS encoding nuclear transport factor 2 family protein yields the protein MKFVVAAALFLAPLPALAQSGPTTPTPKLPPANPLPYEDAEAAAVLAPINAMFAGLTARDGAAILAQVRPEGGATVAIEQADGARTLRHLSWDEFTAGIKPGPERMEERLTMPAIEVDGDIAMVWSPYVFLIDGKVQHCGVDHFDLVREKGAWKVLSVTWTQRKTGCPAQ from the coding sequence ATGAAGTTTGTTGTCGCCGCTGCGCTGTTCCTCGCTCCCCTCCCCGCGCTCGCGCAATCGGGTCCGACCACCCCCACCCCCAAGCTCCCCCCGGCCAACCCGCTTCCCTATGAGGACGCCGAGGCCGCCGCCGTGCTCGCGCCGATCAACGCGATGTTCGCCGGCCTCACCGCGCGCGACGGCGCCGCGATCCTCGCCCAGGTGCGGCCCGAAGGCGGCGCCACCGTCGCGATCGAGCAGGCCGATGGCGCGCGCACGCTCCGCCATCTCAGCTGGGACGAGTTCACTGCCGGCATCAAGCCCGGCCCGGAGCGCATGGAAGAGCGCCTGACCATGCCGGCGATCGAAGTCGACGGCGACATCGCGATGGTCTGGTCGCCCTATGTCTTCCTGATCGACGGCAAGGTGCAGCATTGCGGCGTCGATCATTTCGACCTGGTCCGCGAAAAGGGCGCCTGGAAGGTGCTGAGCGTCACCTGGACGCAGCGCAAGACCGGCTGCCCTGCCCAATGA
- a CDS encoding carboxyl transferase domain-containing protein: protein MSAPVLDSRVAADAEDFRARAAHNRTLAEKLRADVAEAALGGSAASRERHVARGKLLPRERVERLLDPGAPFLEIGQLAACDMYEGEVPGAGVIAGIGRVSGRMVMIVCNDATVKGGTYYPMTVKKHLRAQEIAEQNRLPCIYLVDSGGANLPHQADVFPDAMHFGRIFFNQANMSAKGIPQIACVMGSCTAGGAYVPAMSDETVIVREQGTIFLAGPPLVQAATGEVITAEDLGGGDLHARKSGVVDHLAENDEHALTIVRDIVSHLPADRTPDLTLRDPRAPKYAAEELYGIIPEDVRAPYDVHEVIARLVDGSEFHEFKALYGTSLVCGFAHIWGMPVGIIANNGVLFSESAQKGAHFIELACQRRVPLLFLQNISGFMVGGKYEAEGIAKHGAKLVTAVATATVPKLTVLIGGSFGAGNYGMCGRAYSPRFLFTWPNSRISVMGGEQAASVLATVHRDADKWSAEETEAFKAPIRQRYEDEGNPWHATARLWDDGIIDPAQTRDVLGLALAATLNAPIPERPAFGVFRM, encoded by the coding sequence ATGAGCGCCCCGGTGCTCGATTCGAGGGTTGCGGCGGACGCGGAGGATTTCCGCGCGCGCGCCGCACATAACCGCACCCTGGCGGAGAAGCTCCGCGCCGATGTCGCCGAGGCGGCACTGGGCGGCAGCGCTGCTTCCCGCGAGCGCCATGTCGCGCGCGGCAAGCTCCTCCCGCGCGAGCGCGTCGAGCGGTTGCTCGATCCCGGCGCACCGTTCCTCGAGATCGGCCAGCTCGCCGCCTGTGACATGTACGAAGGGGAAGTGCCCGGCGCCGGCGTGATCGCCGGCATCGGCCGCGTCTCGGGCCGCATGGTGATGATCGTCTGCAACGACGCGACGGTGAAGGGCGGCACCTATTATCCGATGACGGTGAAGAAGCATCTCCGCGCCCAGGAGATCGCCGAGCAGAACCGCCTGCCCTGCATCTACCTGGTCGATAGCGGCGGCGCCAACCTGCCCCACCAGGCAGATGTCTTCCCGGACGCCATGCATTTCGGCCGGATCTTCTTCAACCAGGCCAACATGTCCGCCAAGGGCATCCCGCAGATCGCCTGCGTGATGGGCAGCTGCACTGCCGGCGGCGCTTACGTCCCGGCGATGAGCGACGAGACAGTGATCGTCCGCGAGCAGGGCACGATCTTCCTCGCCGGCCCGCCGCTGGTGCAGGCCGCTACCGGCGAAGTCATCACCGCCGAGGATCTCGGCGGCGGCGATCTCCATGCCCGCAAGTCCGGCGTGGTCGACCATCTCGCCGAGAATGACGAGCATGCGCTGACCATCGTCCGCGACATCGTCAGCCACCTTCCCGCCGATCGAACGCCCGACCTCACGCTGCGCGATCCGCGCGCGCCCAAATATGCTGCCGAGGAGCTGTACGGCATCATCCCCGAGGACGTCCGCGCGCCCTATGACGTGCACGAGGTCATCGCGCGGCTCGTCGACGGCAGCGAGTTCCACGAGTTCAAGGCGCTGTACGGCACCAGCCTGGTCTGCGGCTTCGCGCATATCTGGGGCATGCCGGTCGGCATCATCGCCAACAACGGCGTGCTGTTCTCGGAGAGCGCGCAGAAGGGCGCGCATTTCATCGAGCTTGCCTGCCAGCGCCGCGTGCCTTTGCTCTTCCTCCAGAACATCTCCGGCTTCATGGTCGGCGGCAAATATGAGGCGGAAGGCATTGCGAAACATGGCGCAAAGCTGGTCACCGCCGTCGCCACCGCGACCGTGCCCAAGCTCACCGTGCTGATCGGCGGCAGCTTCGGCGCCGGCAATTACGGCATGTGCGGTCGCGCCTACAGTCCCCGCTTCCTGTTCACCTGGCCCAACAGCCGGATCAGCGTGATGGGCGGCGAGCAGGCGGCGAGCGTGCTGGCAACGGTCCACCGCGACGCCGACAAGTGGAGCGCGGAGGAAACCGAAGCCTTCAAGGCCCCGATCCGCCAGCGCTACGAGGACGAAGGCAATCCCTGGCACGCCACCGCGCGGCTATGGGACGACGGCATCATCGACCCGGCCCAGACCCGCGACGTCCTCGGCCTGGCGCTCGCCGCAACGCTCAACGCCCCGATCCCCGAGCGCCCCGCCTTCGGCGTGTTCCGGATGTGA
- a CDS encoding DUF3088 family protein: MNRDTLFLLDTDWADPALGGERHFYCKDSMIVEGLLATFPERAKHIDVVRVAWPRPRAAVVEALGEENQNLPALVWDGGFANEIEALLAALAERHGFPERHP; the protein is encoded by the coding sequence ATGAACCGCGACACGCTCTTCCTGCTCGACACCGACTGGGCCGATCCGGCGCTGGGCGGCGAGCGGCATTTCTACTGCAAGGACTCGATGATCGTGGAGGGCCTGCTCGCCACCTTCCCCGAGCGCGCGAAGCACATCGACGTCGTCCGCGTCGCCTGGCCTCGTCCCCGCGCCGCGGTGGTCGAAGCGCTCGGCGAGGAGAACCAGAACCTGCCCGCGCTCGTGTGGGACGGTGGTTTCGCCAATGAGATAGAGGCGTTGCTCGCCGCATTGGCCGAGCGTCACGGTTTTCCGGAACGCCACCCTTAA
- a CDS encoding NAD(P)/FAD-dependent oxidoreductase, with protein MAEHFDVVIVGAGISGVGAAYHLQANSPDRSFVVLEGRERPGGTWDLFRYPGIRSDSDMYTLGFSFRPWTEAKAIADGPSILNYLDETIAHYGIGKHIRTATRVTAASWSSAEALWTVTAERGGEVLTFTCAFLFLCTGYYNYDRGHTPDFAGIADFQGRIAHPQFWTPDIDYRGKNVVVIGSGATAVTLVPELAKQAKHVTMLQRSPTYIVSRPSEDAVANWLRKRLPAMTAYGLTRWKNVLLQQFFFRLARKNPDKAKERIVDMVRQELGPDYDVGTHFTPSYNPWDQRLCLVPDADLFAALRDGKAEVVTDRIDHFTPAGIKLGSGKELAADLVVTATGLEVQLFSGMPITIDGKAFEPARAMTYKGMMFSDVPNLAISFGYTNASWTLKSDLTANYVTRLLNAMRKRGMRQVTPRLAAPVEEAPFLDFTSGYIQRVADKLPRQGTRKPWRLNQNYARDVMALKFGGIDQEMEFSNPVPKMGKAA; from the coding sequence GTGGCCGAGCATTTCGACGTGGTGATAGTGGGCGCCGGCATCTCAGGCGTCGGCGCGGCCTATCATCTCCAGGCGAACAGCCCGGACCGCAGCTTCGTGGTGCTGGAGGGGCGCGAGCGGCCCGGCGGCACCTGGGACCTGTTCCGCTATCCGGGCATCCGATCCGACTCGGACATGTACACGCTCGGCTTCTCCTTCCGGCCCTGGACCGAGGCCAAGGCGATCGCCGACGGCCCTTCGATCCTCAATTATCTCGACGAGACGATCGCGCATTACGGCATCGGCAAGCATATCCGCACCGCGACGCGCGTGACCGCGGCAAGCTGGTCGAGCGCGGAGGCGCTATGGACCGTCACCGCGGAGCGGGGCGGGGAGGTGCTGACCTTCACCTGCGCGTTCCTGTTCCTGTGCACCGGCTATTACAATTACGACCGCGGCCACACGCCTGACTTCGCCGGGATCGCGGATTTCCAGGGCCGGATCGCGCACCCGCAATTCTGGACGCCCGATATCGACTATCGCGGCAAGAACGTCGTGGTGATCGGCAGCGGCGCGACCGCGGTGACGTTGGTGCCCGAGCTCGCCAAGCAGGCGAAGCATGTGACGATGCTCCAGCGCTCGCCGACCTATATCGTCTCGCGCCCTTCCGAGGATGCCGTGGCGAACTGGCTGCGCAAGCGGCTGCCGGCGATGACGGCGTACGGCCTCACGCGCTGGAAGAACGTGCTGCTCCAGCAATTCTTCTTCCGGCTGGCCCGCAAGAACCCGGACAAGGCCAAGGAGCGCATCGTCGACATGGTCCGCCAGGAGCTGGGGCCGGACTATGATGTCGGCACGCATTTCACGCCCAGCTACAATCCCTGGGACCAGCGGCTGTGCCTGGTGCCCGATGCCGACCTGTTCGCCGCGCTGCGCGACGGCAAGGCCGAGGTGGTGACCGATAGGATCGACCATTTCACTCCCGCCGGCATCAAGCTGGGTTCCGGCAAGGAGCTTGCGGCCGACCTGGTCGTCACCGCGACGGGGCTGGAAGTGCAGCTGTTCAGCGGCATGCCGATCACGATCGACGGCAAGGCGTTCGAGCCCGCCAGGGCGATGACCTACAAGGGCATGATGTTTTCCGACGTGCCGAACCTGGCGATCTCGTTCGGCTACACCAATGCCAGCTGGACGCTGAAGAGCGACCTGACCGCCAACTACGTCACGCGGCTGCTCAATGCGATGAGGAAGCGCGGGATGCGCCAGGTGACCCCGCGCCTCGCCGCGCCGGTGGAGGAGGCGCCGTTCCTCGACTTCACCTCGGGCTATATCCAGCGCGTGGCGGACAAGCTGCCGCGGCAGGGCACGCGCAAGCCGTGGCGGCTCAACCAGAATTATGCACGCGACGTAATGGCGCTGAAGTTTGGCGGGATCGACCAGGAGATGGAATTCTCCAATCCGGTGCCGAAGATGGGGAAGGCGGCATGA